The following proteins are encoded in a genomic region of Musa acuminata AAA Group cultivar baxijiao chromosome BXJ2-11, Cavendish_Baxijiao_AAA, whole genome shotgun sequence:
- the LOC135626984 gene encoding ribosome biogenesis protein NOP53-like isoform X2, with product MGKAAKGSRKGKKAWRANISTHDIDDYFDKSTKDALTGRAATIASLPSDSLFYLDTKSNAEIPPKRKIEKHKEKILHYESLLQKNPFVQAVPSSTLKKLKREKKKANTEKPQAQTDPKEEDTTSNLTDIWGDEGEAAGKTRKKQKATLIPAVEVEPPGCSFNPPFEAHQDSLAQAVADEMQNIYKKELGPQPVPVTVPGEPVTEEDKYFLEADDGNESDIEGETGNNDSELPELRKSKTKRVTRVEVNRRARRKEQLKAEEEAKKRKNLSEELDSLPDIMEEIAKEDEEKHRRHMRRAVARQERLKSAPPRLGKHKFEPAPVQVLLTEEISGSLRKLKGCCTLARDRFKSLEKRGLLVPRAKGSRRK from the exons ATGGGGAAGGCGGCGAAGGGATCGCGGAAGGGGAAGAAGGCGTGGAGAGCCAACATCAGCACCCACGACATCGATGACTACTTCGACAAGTCCACCAAGGACGCCCTCACGGGCCGCGCCGCCACCATCGCCTCCCTCCCCAGCGATTCCCTTTTCTACCTCGACACCAAATCCAACGCCG AAATTCCGCCAAAAAGAAAGATTGAGAAGCATAAGGAGAAAATTCTCCATTATGAGAGCTTGCTACAGAAGAATCCTTTCGTGCAAGCTGTTCCATCTTCTACCCTGAAAAAActgaagagggaaaagaaaaaaGCTAATACAGAAAAACCTCAGGCTCAAACGGACCCCAAG GAAGAGGATACAACTTCTAATCTAACTGACATTTGGGGTGATGAAG GCGAAGCAGCTGGCAAAACCAGAAAG AAGCAGAAGGCTACACTCATTCCAGCTGTTGAAGTGGAGCCACCAGGGTGTTCATTCAATCCTCCATTTGAGGCTCATCAA GATTCATTGGCTCAAGCTGTTGCTGACGAAATGCAAAATATCTACAAAAAAGAACTAGGGCCTCAACCAGTGCCAGTTACGGTTCCTGGTGAACCAGTGACAGAAGAAGAT aaatatTTTCTAGAGGCAGATGATGGAAACGAAAGTGACATAGAAGGGGAAACAGGCAACAATGACAGTGAGCTACCTGAATTAAG gaaatcaaaaacaaagagagTAACTCGAGTGGAGGTAAATCGAAGAGCCAGGCGTAAGGAGCAACTAAAAGCAGAAGAAGAAGCTAAGAAGCGGAAGAATCTTTCCGAGGAACTTGATAG TTTACCAGATATAATGGAGGAAATAGCTAAAGAGGATGAAGAAAAGCACAGGAGACACATGAGACGTGCCGTAGCTCGGCAGGAAAGATTGAAATCTGCTCCACCTCGCCTTGGGAAGCACAA ATTTGAACCAGCTCCTGTTCAAGTTCTTCTGACAGAGGAGATTTCTGGATcccttaggaagctgaag GGTTGCTGTACTCTCGCAAGAGATCGTTTCAAAAGCCTGGAGAAAAGGGGCTTGCTTGTTCCACGAGCTAAAGGGAGCAG AAGGAAATAA
- the LOC135626984 gene encoding ribosome biogenesis protein NOP53-like isoform X1, whose amino-acid sequence MGKAAKGSRKGKKAWRANISTHDIDDYFDKSTKDALTGRAATIASLPSDSLFYLDTKSNAEIPPKRKIEKHKEKILHYESLLQKNPFVQAVPSSTLKKLKREKKKANTEKPQAQTDPKEEDTTSNLTDIWGDEGEAAGKTRKKQKATLIPAVEVEPPGCSFNPPFEAHQDSLAQAVADEMQNIYKKELGPQPVPVTVPGEPVTEEDKYFLEADDGNESDIEGETGNNDSELPELSRKSKTKRVTRVEVNRRARRKEQLKAEEEAKKRKNLSEELDSLPDIMEEIAKEDEEKHRRHMRRAVARQERLKSAPPRLGKHKFEPAPVQVLLTEEISGSLRKLKGCCTLARDRFKSLEKRGLLVPRAKGSRRK is encoded by the exons ATGGGGAAGGCGGCGAAGGGATCGCGGAAGGGGAAGAAGGCGTGGAGAGCCAACATCAGCACCCACGACATCGATGACTACTTCGACAAGTCCACCAAGGACGCCCTCACGGGCCGCGCCGCCACCATCGCCTCCCTCCCCAGCGATTCCCTTTTCTACCTCGACACCAAATCCAACGCCG AAATTCCGCCAAAAAGAAAGATTGAGAAGCATAAGGAGAAAATTCTCCATTATGAGAGCTTGCTACAGAAGAATCCTTTCGTGCAAGCTGTTCCATCTTCTACCCTGAAAAAActgaagagggaaaagaaaaaaGCTAATACAGAAAAACCTCAGGCTCAAACGGACCCCAAG GAAGAGGATACAACTTCTAATCTAACTGACATTTGGGGTGATGAAG GCGAAGCAGCTGGCAAAACCAGAAAG AAGCAGAAGGCTACACTCATTCCAGCTGTTGAAGTGGAGCCACCAGGGTGTTCATTCAATCCTCCATTTGAGGCTCATCAA GATTCATTGGCTCAAGCTGTTGCTGACGAAATGCAAAATATCTACAAAAAAGAACTAGGGCCTCAACCAGTGCCAGTTACGGTTCCTGGTGAACCAGTGACAGAAGAAGAT aaatatTTTCTAGAGGCAGATGATGGAAACGAAAGTGACATAGAAGGGGAAACAGGCAACAATGACAGTGAGCTACCTGAATTAAG CaggaaatcaaaaacaaagagagTAACTCGAGTGGAGGTAAATCGAAGAGCCAGGCGTAAGGAGCAACTAAAAGCAGAAGAAGAAGCTAAGAAGCGGAAGAATCTTTCCGAGGAACTTGATAG TTTACCAGATATAATGGAGGAAATAGCTAAAGAGGATGAAGAAAAGCACAGGAGACACATGAGACGTGCCGTAGCTCGGCAGGAAAGATTGAAATCTGCTCCACCTCGCCTTGGGAAGCACAA ATTTGAACCAGCTCCTGTTCAAGTTCTTCTGACAGAGGAGATTTCTGGATcccttaggaagctgaag GGTTGCTGTACTCTCGCAAGAGATCGTTTCAAAAGCCTGGAGAAAAGGGGCTTGCTTGTTCCACGAGCTAAAGGGAGCAG AAGGAAATAA